GACCGTCGCCCTTCGTCTCGAATTCCTTGCGCATGTAATTCAGCACGACGAAGTGCCGTTCGGTGAGGGCGGCGATGCCTTCCTCGGTGGCGAGGGCTTGGGCGATGGTGGCGTCCCAGTCCTTGTAGTTGATCATGAAACCCTCGGCGTCGAAGTCGATGGGCTTGTTGTTGATGGTGCGGATGGCCATGGCGGGTGGTGTGGTTGAAAATTGAGTGATGAGAGTTGAGAGACGAAGAGGAGCGCGGCTCACGCGGCGGTGGTTTTCTTGCCGCTCATGCTGAAGGCGTGGCCGACGGGCATGGGGCGCGCGGGGAGGAGCATGTTCCAATAGACCCAGCGGAACATGAGTTTCCCGAAGTGATTCAGGCGCGTCTCCTTGAGCAGCGACATCGGGCCAACGTGCGGGAGCGGGTAGTGGCCGGGCAGCGGCTCGACGTCGTAGCTGAAGTCGATGAGCAGCGCCTTGCCGTCGCCGGACTCGATGAAGCAGTTGGCGTGGCCGTCGAACTTCGCCTCGGGCGCGTTGCCGGCCACGACGCTGAGGATGTTTTCCATCAGCACGTCGGCTTGGAAGTGCGCGACCGAACCGGCTTTCGAGGAGGGCAGGTCGGTGGCATCGCCGAGAGCGAAGATGTTGGGCGCGACCTTGGAGACGAGCGTGTGCTTGTCGGTCGGGACGTAGTTGAGCTCGTCGCCGATGCCGGAAGCACCGATGACGGGATCGCCCATGTTGGTGGGCACCGTCACGAGCAGGTCGTAGGCGACCTCGCGCTCGTCCCAGGAGTGGATCTTCTTCGCCTCCTGATCGACGCGACCGAGGGCGAAGTCGGCGGTGAGGTGGATGCGACGTTTGTCCAGGAAGTCGCCGAGCAGTTCCGCGGCCTTCGGCTTGGTGAACGCGGCCGGGAGCGGCGTGACGTAGTCGATCTCGACTTTGTCGCGCATGCCTTTGGCGCGGAAATACGAGTCGGCGAGGAAGGCGAACTCGAGCGGCGCGACGGGGCACTTGATCGGCATCTCGGCGATGTTCACGACGAGGCGGCCGCCCTTGAACTGGTCGAGCTGGCGTTGGAGCGCGGTGCAGCCTTCGAGCGTGTAGAACTCGCCGACGGACTTGTGCCACTCGTCGCCCAGCATGCCCTCGTTCTGCGCGGGCACGGGCTGGGTGCCGGTGGCGATGATGAGGAAGTCGTAGGCGAGCACGTGGCCGCCCTTGAGGTGCACGCGGTTGTGGTCGGGTTCGATGCGCTCGATGAGCGCTTCGACGAAATCCACGCGCGGGTGCAGCGTCTTGCGGCGGGATTTGACGAGGTCCTGCGGTTCGTAGCCGTGGAACGGCACGAAGAGGAAGCCGGGTTGGTAAGGGTGGTCGTTGTCGCGATCGACCACGGTGATGCGCCACCCGGAGGAGGGCAGCGCGCGGGCCAGTTTGTTGGCCATGATGGTGCCAGCGGTGCCGGCGCCGAGGATCACGAAGTTTTTCATGGCGGGTTTTTCGTTGAGCGCGGGTGGGGAGGCGGCGTCAGAAGCGGTAGCTATACATCAGCTGGGCGTTGTTCTGCCCGTGCGTGATGTGGATGCCGTAGCCGTTGGTCTTGCCGACCTCGAAGCCGTGGGTGAACGAGAAGTCGAGGCTGGAGCGCTCGTCGAACTTCCAGCCGAAGCCGACCATCAGGTGGCGTTCGATCGTGGCCGGGAAGAGGCAGTTCAGGAACTTGTCCGGGATCGGGTCGCTCGAGGCCGCGCCGCCGAAGCGGAGCGTGAGCTTGTCGGTCGCCTGGTAGGCGGCGCCGAGCTGCGCGACGAGCTGGTCGTCCCAGTTCTGGAAGAGCACGGCGCTGAGCTGCTGGCCGGCGAAGTTGCCGTTGCTGGCGGCGGACGACGCGGTGAAGGTCATCGCGAACTGGTTCATGACGCTCGCCCAGTAGATTTGGCGGAGGTCGGCGGCGATGAGCCAGCGCTCGTTCGGGCGGTAGGCGAGGCCGGCGCCGAGCATGGCGGGCCACTCGAAATTGTTCACCTTCATCTCGCCGTTGAGCGTCTGCGCCATGCGGCCCATGCCGGGGACGTTGAGCTGGAAGCTCATCGCGGCGCGGCTCGTCTTGAGGTCGCTGAGCGAAGACTTGGTGTGGTAGGTGAGGCCGAGGGTGAGTTGCGGGGAGGCTTGGTAAAGGACGCCGATCTTGCCGGCGTAGCCGTAGCCCTTGGCCTCGCCGGTCATCGCGTTGCCGTTGGAGAAGTTGAAATACGCGTAGTCGACGTTCGTGCCGGCGGGCAGCGTGGCCATCATGCCGCTGAAGCTCTGGACGATCGTGCCGGAGGCGCGGCCGAATTGCTGGCTGGTTGGCATCACGAGGTCGAAGAACTGCGTGCCGCTCATGGCCATCTTGAGGTCCATGCCGGCCCACAGGAAATCGGCGGTGGCGGCGACGTGGAGGCGGTCGTTCACCTTCCAGACGATCGGGGCGATGACGCGGCCGACGGAGACCTCGGTGCGATTCTCGAGGCCGAAGCCGAGGCCGCGCCAGGAATTCGCGTCGTATTGGCAGCCCATGCCGCCCTGGCCGAAGATGCCGAGGCCATAAGTGAGGTCGCCCGAGCGCCGCGCGTAGCCGAAGGCCGGCATGTAGAACGCCGTGAGCTCCGAATCAGCCTTCGCTCCGGCGGGGTTGGTCGCCGTGATGTCAGGCCCGAGGATGCCGATGGCGACATCGAGGCGGGCGCGCTCAGCCATGAGGCCGAGCGTGGCCGGGTTGTTGATGACGGCGGCGGTGCCGTTGTCGAAGGCCATGGAGGTGCCGCCCATCGCCGTGGCGATGGGGCCGTAGCCTTCCATGTTCATGCCGTTGGTCGCGACCAGCGGGCTCGTGAGACCGACCGCCGCGAGCGTGGCCGCGAGGGGGAGAAGGGAGCGCAGGGTTTTCATGGGCGGATGCCGTTTGGGGGGATTTGATCCGGCCTCCATTGTCGCACGAACCCCGCTCATCCGCTGCGCGCCCATTGGCAAAAGTGATGGCGTGAGCAAGTATATGCGCAAATGCTCAAATAGATAAGCACGGCTTGGGGGTGTTCTCCACCGTTCCGGCTCAAGTGAGGGTCCCGGTGTTCCGATGTAAGGGGAGGTCGTCACCTCATGAGAAACCTCAGTCTCCGTCTCCAGCTGTTGCTGGCTTTCGGCGTCATCGCGTCCATCGCGCTCGTCGTCGCCGGCATTGGCTACCTTGCCACCCACCGCGTCAGCGGTTACGTCAACCACATCGGAGAGCACACGATGCCCGCCATGGAGGGGCTGCTCGAATCCCGGTTCGAGCTCGAGAGCGTGCGGGTGGCCCAGCGCACGCTGCTGTCGCCCAATCTCAAGCCCGACGATCGGGCCCGACAGTTTACCAACGCCCAGGAGGCGCTGGAGCGCTACCGAAAGGAGTTCGCCGTCTACAGCGCGGAGGCGAAGAGCGGACCGCACGCCGGCGAGATCGCGCAGCTTGAGCGCCAGGTCGCCGACTGGCAGGAGGCGAACGACAAATTTTTCGCGACCGTGCACGCCCTCGAGCGCATGGACGTCACCAATCCCGTGGCACTCGAGGCGCAGCAGGAGGGCTTCCGGGGCGACCACCATCAGGCCATTGCGCGCGCGGCGACGCACATTTTCGGGGCGCAGGCCTACACCGGCGGCACTGATGCCACCGCCTGCCGCTACGGCAAATGGCTCTCCAGTTACCGCACCGCCAATCCCGCGATCAGCGGCCTCATGGAAAAATCCCGCGGGCCGCACGCGCGTTTCCACGCGGCCATCGCCGCCATCCAGGCCAAGCTCTCCGCCGGCGAAACCGCGGAGGCGCAGAAAATCTACACCGAGAACCTCGTGCCTGCGGCCGACGAGACCATCGGCATGTTCGGCGCGCTCCTGGCCGAAACCGCCAAGGCCCGCGACATTTACGACCAGCTCGACCACATCACGATGACCGAAGTGCGCGAAAAGCAGAAGATCGTGCAGGCGTCCTACTCGGCGCTGGTTGCCGCCTCGCGAACGGAGGCGGATCGCGCGGTCGATACGGCGCAGGCGGACGCCCGTTCCTCCGGACGCGGGGTGGCGATCGCCACGCTCGCCGGCGTCGTGCTCGCGCTTGTGCTCGGGTTCGGCCTCGCCTTTTCGCTGTCGAACCGCATCGGCGCCGTCAGCGCCACGCTCGATGCCGGTGCGGACCAGACCGCCGCGGCGGCCACACAGATTGCCGGCGCGAGTTCCAGCCTGGCCGAAGGTGCAAGCCGGCAGGCCGCGGCCCTCGAGGAAACCTCCGCCACGCTCGCGGAGATTTCGAGCATGACCAAGCGCGCCGCCGATCACGCCCGCGAAGCGAAATCCATCGCCCGCGACGCGCGCGGCGCGGCCGAAACCAGCTGAGAGCGACGTCGCGCAGATGAGCAAGGCGATGGAGGACATCGGCCGCGCCACCCGCGAGGTCGAGGCCATCGTCAAGACCATCGACGAGATCGCCTTTCAAACGAACATCCTCGCGCTCAACGCCTCCGTCGAGGCCGCGCGCGCGGGCGAAGCCGGCGCCGGTTTCGCCGTCGTCGCCGGCGAGGTGCGCACGCTCGCCCAACGCGCCGCCGATGCCGCGAAGGACACCGCGCAGCGCATCACCGCCGCCAGCACCGCGAGCAATTCCGGCCGCGAATACGTCGGCCGGGTGCAGGGCCGCCTGACGGAGATCCTCGCGAAGACCCGTCAGGTCGACGAGGCGATGGAAGCGATCGTCGTGGCCGCCCGCGAGCAGGACACCGGCCTCAGCCAGGTAAACACCGCGATGGCCGAGATGGACAAACTCACCCAGGAAAACGCCGCGTCGGCGGAGGAATCCGCGTCGGCCTCCGAGGAATTGCACGCCCAAACCGAGGAGTTGCGCGCGGCGATGAGCCGGTTGCACGCCATCGTTCGTGGCGTGCGTGCGGCGCAGACGGAGGACGCCGCGCACGCGGGCGCCGTGGCGGTGCCCTCGGTCAAGTCGCCCGTCCGCGAACCCGCGCGCGCCGCCGCCGTGGCCGCTCGCTAACGACGCGTGCGGCGAGCCCGCTCAGGCGGGCCGGCGCGCGAGGATCTGCACGACCGCGCTGCGTCCGGTGTGGCCGCCGCCCTCGTGCACGTCGCGCTCGAGTTCGCGTCCGATCTCGAACTTGAGCCCGGGTAACTCGGTGCGCAGCAGCTCGAGCGTGGGCAGCAACGCCGGGTCCTTCGGCCCGCCGGTGCCAAACGCGAGCTGCGCGGGCGTGTAGGCTTCCATCACGAAGACACCGCCCGGGCGCAGACCTGCGGCGACTCGGGCAAGGACGTCGCGTCGCAGCTCCGGCGGCAAGTGCATGAAAATCGCCACGATGCCGCTCCACGCGCCGGGCGCGATGGCGTAGGCCGCGAGATCGGCCGCTTCGGTCGTAAGTGCGACCCCGCGTTGCGCGGCGAGCGCTTGCGCCTTCGCGAGTCCGGTTGCGGAAAGATCGGTCGCGGTCACGGCGTGTCCGCGCGTGGCGAGGAAGACAGCGTTGCGACCCTCGCCCTCGGCGAGGCAAAGCACCGGGCCGGCGGGAATCCGGTCGGCGACGACGCGGAGAAAATCATTGGGCTCCGTCCCGAAGACGAAGTCCGGCGTGGAGTAGCGGTTGTCCCAGAATTCGGCGCCGTAAGCGGGGTTCAGTGCCATGCGTTGAACACCCAACCCACAATCGTGGTGCCGACAAGCACGACGACGGAAAAAATCACGAGCAGGCGCACGGTCATCACGCTGCGCAGCATCACGAGCTCGGGGAGCGACACGCCGACGGCGGAGAGCAGGAACGCCAGCGCGGTGCCGAGCGGCACCCCCTTGGCGACGAAGGCCTCGAGGAGCGGCACGGTGGCGTTGGCGCTGACGTAGAGCGGCAGGCCGGCGAGCGAGGCCAGCGGCACGGTCCACGCGCCGCGGCCGGCGAAGAGCGATTGGAAGAAATTCTCCGGCACGAAACCGTGGAGCCCCGCGCCGAGCACGAGCGCGCCGACGAGCCACGGCGCGATGTTGCGCAGGATGCGGCCGCTGGTTTGCGCGGCGTCGATGAGGCGCGCGCGCCAGCCTTCGGGCGGCATGTCGTCATCCTCCTCGCCGGTGAATTGAGCGTTCGGCTGCAGCCAGCGCTCGGCGCGCAACGCCCCGAGGAAGAGGCCGCCGCCGATGCCGAGGAGGATGCCGGCGGTGGCGTAGCCGAGCGCGAGTTTCCAGCCGAAGGTGGCGGCCATGATCGCGACCGCGATCTCGTTCACCAGCGGCGAGGTGATGAGGAAGGCGAACGCGACGCCGATGGGGAAACGCGCCTGCACGAAGCCGAGGAAGATCGGCACCGACGAGCACGAGCAGAACGGTGTCAGCGCGCCGAACAGCGCGGCCGCCGGATAGCCCAGCAGCCGGCCGCCGCGGCCTTCGAGCTTCGCGCGGAGTTTGTCGTGCGGGATGGCGCCGCGCACGAGCGCCATCAGGAACGAGACGCCGGCGACGAGCACGACGACCTTGAGCAGGTCGTAGACGAAAAAATGCAGCGCCGCGCCGAGGCCGCGCGCCGCATCGAGTGCGCACGCCGCGACGACGCGGTCAGCGATCCATTCTGCCCAGAACCACATGGTCGTAGTGAGATACGAGCCGCGGCGCGGGGCAACGCCGCGAGCCCGTCATTCCTTGGTCTTCAGGCCGCAGGTATTGATGCCGAGCGGCAGGTAGGCCGGGCAGAAGCCGAAGGCGGCGGTGAGCAGCGGCACGGCGCCGACGAGGCCCCACCAGCTTTTGAAGTAGTAGCCCGCGCCGAGAATGGCGCAGCCGAGGATGATGCGAACGATGCGATCGATGAAGCCGACGTTGGTTTTCATTTTGTTTTTTGGGGGGAGGAGGAAATCAGCGGTGTTTCGGCGAGCAGATGGGCCAGCCGGCCTTATCCCAGTCGCGGAGCGAGCCGGCGTTCACGGCGTCGAAGCCTTCCTTTTTCAGCGTCGAGGCGGCCATGCCGGAGCGCGTGCCAGAGGCGCAGTAGAGGAGGAGTTTCTTGCCCTTGTTTTTCTCGAGGAAGGCGCGCCATTGCGTGCGCTCGCCGCGGAGGTCGCTGAGCGGCATGAGCGCGGCGGTCTTGGCGACGCCGCTGTGCCACTCCATCGGCTCGCGGAGATCGACGAGCACGGCGGTGCCGGCTTTGAGCGCGGCCTTGGCGTCTTCGAGCGGGATGCCGGGGCGCATCATGATGAGCTGGCGCACGACCATGAAGGCCATGAACGCGAGGAGGAGGAGGAGGAACCAGTTCATGCGAACGGAGAGAAGGAAGGTAGAGGTCGGCGTGCGGCGGGTCGCCTGCAAGCAGGCTCCTACATGGAACGATTGGGGATTAGGGCTGGGTCTCGGGCAGCTCGCACGGGGGCGCGGGCGGTGGCGTGGCGGGTTGGCCGGCGTGGGTCATGTAGTAGATCAGCGGCACGGCGAGCGGGCTGATGACGAGGGAGGCGATGGCGCCGAAGAGCAGCGAGATCGCGAGGCCTTGGAAGATCGGGTCGGCGAGGATTACGAGGCCGCCGACGACCACCGCGAGCGCGGTGAGCATCATCGGACGGAAGCGCACGGCGCCGGACTCGATGCAGGCTTGGGCGAGCGTGCGGCCGTGGCTGAGACGCAGCTCGATGAAATCCACGAGGATGATCGAATTTCGCACCACGATGCCGGCGCCGGCCATGAAGCCGATCATCGACGTGGCGGTGAAGAACGCGCCCATCACCGCGTGCGCCGGCATGATGCCGACGAGCGAGAACGGAATCACCGTCATCACGATGAGCGGCGTGGAGTAGTTTTTGAACCAGCCGACCATGAGCATGTAGATGAGGATGAGCACGGCGCCGAAGGCCAGGCCGAGGTCGCGGAAGACCTCGATCGTGACTTGCCACTCGCCGTCCCACTTCATCGCGGGTTCGCGGTCGTCGAAGGGCATGGCGGAGTTGTAGAGCTTCACGGTGTCGGTCGTGCCGCCGAAGTCGGTGCCTTTGAGTTTCGCGAGTTCCTGGTTCATCGCGAGGATGGCGTAAACGGGGCTCTCGACTACGCCGGCGACGTCGCCGGTGACGTAGGTGACGTTCATCAGGTTCTTGTGGTAGATGTTCCGCTCGGCGCGGGTCTGTTCGAGAGTGACGAGCTCGCGGAGCGGCACGAGCGGCGCGGCGGGATTCATCTCCGAGCGCACGGTGAGCGCGAGGATGTCGTCGGGCCGGGCGCGGGCGGCGCGCGGGAGTTCGAGGACGATGGCCACGTCTTCGCGCTCGGCGGGAGCGTGGAGGAGCGTGACGGGGTAACCCTGCACGCCCATCTGCACGGTGCGCGCGATGGCGGCCTCGGTCAGGCCGTGGAGCGCGGCCTTGGCCTTGTCCACACGGAGAATCGTGCGCGGCTGCTCGGCTTCGACATACCAATCCACGTCCACGACGCCGGGCGAGGCTTTGAAGACGCTGCGGACTTGGTCGGCGAGTTTGAGGCGCGCTTCTTCGCTCGGGCCGTAGATTTCGGCGACGAGGGTGGAGAGGACCGGCGGGCCGGGCGGCACCTCGGCGACGACGACGACGGCGTCGTATTTCGCGGCGATGGCGGTGAGGCGCGGGCGGATGCGCTTGGCGATGTCGTGGCTCTGCGCGGAACGCTCGTGCTTCGGCACGAGGTTGACCTGGATGTCGGCGACGTTGCTGCCGCGCCGCATGAAGTAGTGGCGGACGAGGCCGTTGAAATTAAACGGCGACGCGGCGCCGGCATAAACCTGGTAGTCGCGCACCTCGGGCTCGGTGCGGAGCGAGGCGGCCATTTCTCGGGCGACGCGGGCGGATTGCTCGAGCGTCGTGCCCTCGGGGAGGTTGATGATGACTTGGAACTCCGACTTGTTGTCGAAGGGCAGCATCTTGACCTTCACGGCGCCGATGCCGACGAGACCGGCGGAGCCGACGGTGAGGAAGGCGACGACCGCGAGGAACGCCCAGCGCCACGAGCGGTGGGCGATCAAGGGCTGCATGAAACGCGTGTAGAGGCGCGTGAACGCGTTGTCCGGCATCGTGTCGTGATCCTCGGCGGCGGTGGGCACGAACTCGGAGGTGTGGCCGTCCTTGTTGTGGTGGCCGCGGAGGACCTTCAGCGCGGCCCACGGCGTGACGGCGAAGGCAACGAGCAACGAGAAGAGCATCGCGGCGCTGGAGCCGATCGGGATCGGGCGCATGTAGGGGCCCATCATGCCGCTGACGAACGCCATTGGCAGCACGGCGGCGATGACGGCCCACGTCGCGAGGATCGTGGGATTGCCGACTTCGTCCACGGCCTCGATGGCGACGTCGATGAGCGGGCGGTGGCGGCAGCTCGGGAGGTTCATGTGCCGGACGATGTTTTCGACGACGACGATCGCGTCGTCCACGAGGATGCCGATGGAGAAGATCAGCGCGAAGAGCGTGATGCGGTTCAGCGTGTAGCCGTAGAGATAGAAAACCAGCAGCGTGAGACCGAGCGTCACGGGGATGGCGAGCAACACGACGAGCGACTCGCGCCAGCCGAGGAAGAACATGATGAGGATCGCGACGCCGAAGACGGCGATGCCCATGTGGAGGAGGAGCTCGTTGGATTTCTCGGCGGCGGTGGCGCCGTAGTCGCGCGTGAGTGTCACCTCGACGTCGGCGGGAATCGTGGTGCCGCGGAGCGCGGCGATTTTCTCGTTCACGGCGGCGACGACTTCGACGGCGTTGGCGCCGGGGCGCTTGGCGAGCGAGAGTGTGACGGCGGCCTGCTCGGTGGTGTCGGTTGTAGCCGGCCTCGATGAGGCCGGGCCGGGGTCAGCGACCCCGGCTACAGGAGGCGTGGCGGCCGGGTGTGAAACGCCGCGGCCGAACAGGACGTAGTTGGACGGTTCTTCGGCGGTGTCGCTGATTGTGGCGACGTCGCGGAGATAGACGGGGCGGTCGCCAGAGACGCCGACGACGACATTGCCGACGTCACGCGCGTCGCGGAGGAAGGTGCCGGTTTGGAGAACGGTTTCCTGGTTGGCGAAGGACTGCGCGCCGGTGTGCGTCTGCGAATTCGCCTGCTGCAGCATCGGCACGAGGTAGGACGCGGCGAGGTTGCGCGCGGTGAGGGCGTTCGGGTCGAGCTGCACGCGAACTTGGCGGCGCGTGCCGCCGATGAGCGTCGTCTCGGCGACCATCGGGATGGCTTTGACGGACTCCTCGACCTGCGCGGCGATGCGGCGCAGCGTGTAGTGATCGTAGCGCGCGCTGTGGAACGTGAGGGCGACGACGGGCACGTCGTCGATCGTGCGCGGCTTGATCAGCGGCGGCGTGACGCCGAGCGGGATGTGGTCGAAGTTGGTCTGAAGCTTCTGGTTGAGGCGGACGAGCGCGGTCTCGAGATCGGTGCCGACCTTGAAACGCACGACGGTCATGCTGCCGCCGGGACTGGAGGTGGAGTAGAGGTATTCGACGCCGGCGATTTCCCAGAGGAGTTTCTCCATCGGGCGCGTGACGCGATTCTCCACCTCGGGCGCGCTGGCGCCGGGCATGGCGACCATGACGTCGATCATGGGCACCTTGATCTGCGGCTCCTCTTCGCGCGGGAGCATGAGCACGGCGAAAACGCCGAGCAGGAGCGACGCGGCGACGACGATGGGCGTCAGCTTCGAGTCGATGAACATCGCGGCCATGCGGCCGGCGATGCCGTATTGGCGGGGCGCGGTGCTCATGGGGCGATCTCGAGCGGTTGACCTTCACGGAGTCCGGCCGGAGCGCGGACGATCACGGATTCGCCGACAGAGAGACCGGAGAGAATCTCGATGCGTCCGTCGTGGGCGGCGCCGGTTTTCACGAGGCGGAGCTCGGCGCGGTTGTTGATGGCAACAAAGACGTGCTCCAACTGGCCGGCGCTACTCAAGGCGTCGGCCGGCACGACGATCGCGTGCACGGTCGCGGAGGGAACGTGGACGCGGACGAATTGGCCGGAGCGCACGGGCGCGTCGGTGGCGACGGCGAGTTTGGCGGTGACGGTGCGCGCGAAGGCGTCGGAGGCGGACGAGAGTTCGACGATGTTGGCGCGGAACGTGGCGCCGGACTCGGCTTGCACGAGGAGCGCGTCGCCGAGTTTCACGTTGGCCGCGAGGGAGTCGGGGATGCCGGTCTCGATCTGGAGGTCGCCCGCGCCCTCTACTTCGAGGAGCGGGTGGCCGGGCGCGGCGAGGTCGCCGGCGTGGACGAATTTGCGGGTGACGGTGCCGGCGAAGGGCGCGCGCAGCTCGGTGTAGCCGAGCATGGTCTCGGCTTCGCGCAGCATCGCCTCGGCGCCGGCGAAGCGGTCTTCGAGGCCGCGCACCATGTCGGCGGTGCTGGCGTTCTTGGCGAGGAGGTCGCGTTCGCGGGCGAGGTCGCGCTGGGCGACGTTGAATTGCGAGCGAGCTTGGGCGACGCGCGCGGAGATTTCAGCGGCGGAGATTTTCAACAGCACCTCGCCGGCGGCGACGCGTTGGCCGAGCGTGACGGGCAGGTCGGAGATGGTGCCCATGACCCTGGCGGCGAGTATCGCGCGCTCGGCGGGGCGGACGGTGCCGGTGACTTCGGTGAGGACGGGGGCGTCGATCGCGGCGGCTTTCGCGACGGACACGCGTGCGGTGGGGAGCGCGGGAGCGGCGGTCGCGGAATCAGCGCCGTGCTTCGCGCAGCCGGCGAGGAGCGCGAGGGCGAGGATGAGAGCGGTGGCGGGGAGTTTCATTTTTGTTAAACGGGTCGGGGAGCGGAGGTCTGGCGGGTCGCCTGCAAGCAGGCTCCTACAGGTTCGCAGCACCGAGCGGCGTGAGGCCGATGGCGCGGTGGAGTTCGGCGAGGGCGATGCGCTCGTCGGCTTCGGCGATGGTGCGGCGCATGCGCGCCTCGATGAGGCGGCTTTCGACGCCGATGAGGTCGGAGGCGAGGAGCGCGCCTTTCTCGAAGCGCGCGCGGGTGAGGACGGCGCTCTCCTCGGCTTGCGCGACGGTCTGGGCGCTGACGTCGAGGCGTTCGCGGGCCGAATCGTGGGCGAGGCGGGCCTGCTCGGCTTCGAGGGCGAAACCGAGTTCGGCTTTGCGGAGCATTTCCTTCACTTGGGCGAGCTCGGCCTCGGCTTGGCGGATTTTGCCGGAGGTCTGGCCGCCGTCGAAGACGTTCAGGTCGACGGAGACGCCGGCGAGCCAGCTGTCGGCGTGGCGGTCGAGTTGCCAGCCGCGGTCGTATTGGTAGGAGGCGAAGGCGTTGACGGTGGGGCGGCGCGCGCCGCGGGCGACGGCGACCATTTTTTCCGCGGCGGCGAGGCGCTGGCGCAGGCCGGCGAGTTCGGGGCGGTTGGCGCTGTTCGCGGCGGAGGGGACGGTGAGGGCGTCGAGCGACGGATCGGCGGCGGCGAGTTCGACGGTCTCGCCGGGTTGCGGTTCGCGGCCGAGGACGAAGAGGAAGGCGCGTTCGGCCAGCGCGGCGCCGTGGCGGGTGACGGTGAGTTGCTCGCGGGTCTGGGCGAGCTGGACCTCGAGGCTGAGGAGGTCGGCCTTGAGCAGCTGGCCGGCTTCGAAGCGGAGGCGGGCGTTGGCGAGGGCGGCTTCGTAGGCGCGGACGCCGGCGGCGACGGCGGTGGCGGCTTCGCGGGCTTTGCGGAGGTTGAGGAGGGACTTGATCGCCTCGGTGGCGAGTTGCTGTTGGGCGGCGCGGAGATCCTCGGCGGCGGCGAGGGCGCCGGCGCGGGCGGCGTTGCGTCCGGCGGTGGCGCGGCCGCCGCTGTAGAGGTTGTAGCCGACGGTGCCGGTGAGGTTGAGGTTATCGATCTTGCCCGGGTGGTTGAAATCGAGGCCGAAGTTGAAGGCCCGCTGGTTGAGGATGGAGCCGAAGGCCATCATCGGGCTGTTCGTGTCCGTGTAGCGGCCGGAGACGCTGAGCTGGGGCATCCAGGCGGCGTTGGCCTGTTCGATCATCGCCTCGGCAGCGACGGTGCGCTGGCGGGCGAGGGCGGCATCGGGGTTGTCGCGCAGGGCGGTGGCGACGGCTTCGGATGCGGTCCACGGCGCGGCGTGGGCGGCGGCGAACGACAGGAGGAGGGCCGGCAGGAGAGTCGGACGGAGCAGGGAATTCATGATCAGGAGGAACTGCGTGAGCCGGAAGACCAGAGGAGGCCGAGCACGGTGCCGTAGAGGGCGCCGCGCCACCAGGTCGAGGTGAGCGGGCAGGTGCCGGAGGAGCATTGGCCGTAGTAGCCGAGCGCCGCCCCGAAGGCGGCCCCGGCCAGGATCGGCAAGAGGAAGAGCAACCACGCGGGCATGGCGGCGGGGGATCAGCGGCGGCCGCCCCAGTGAATCACGTCGTGGTCGTCGACCCAGCCGAGTTTCGTCAAAAGCAGCGTGGGCGGGCAGAAGCCGGTGAAGACGGACTGGATGAGGTTCAACCCGACGAAGGCCGGCAGCAGCAGCCACCAGGGGCTGACCCAGTGGGTGAGGGCGACCCCGATGAGGGTGGCGGTGCCGGCGAGGAGGCGGACGAGGTGGTGCGTGGTCATGGCAATAATGCTTATTGACTTTATATGCGCATAAATGCATATACTTGCCACGATGTCAAGAGGCTGTTTCCTGCGCCACATGCCCAAACACCGCCCGCTCAACGAGGACGCCCTCCAGCTCGTCGCCGCCCGTTTCGCCGTGCTGGCGGAGCCGATGCGGTTGCGCCTGATCCAGTCGTTGTTCGAGGGCGAGCGGAACGTCACCGACCTCGTCGAGGCCACCGGCGGCACGCAGGCGAACGTCTCGCGGCACCTCCAGACGCTCACGGCGGCGCACATCCTCGCGCGGCGCAAGGAGGGGTTGCAGGTTTTCTACCGCATCAGCGATCCGACGATCCCGAAGCTGTGCGAACTCGTCTGCGGCAGCCTGG
This portion of the Opitutia bacterium genome encodes:
- a CDS encoding TolC family protein; this translates as MNSLLRPTLLPALLLSFAAAHAAPWTASEAVATALRDNPDAALARQRTVAAEAMIEQANAAWMPQLSVSGRYTDTNSPMMAFGSILNQRAFNFGLDFNHPGKIDNLNLTGTVGYNLYSGGRATAGRNAARAGALAAAEDLRAAQQQLATEAIKSLLNLRKAREAATAVAAGVRAYEAALANARLRFEAGQLLKADLLSLEVQLAQTREQLTVTRHGAALAERAFLFVLGREPQPGETVELAAADPSLDALTVPSAANSANRPELAGLRQRLAAAEKMVAVARGARRPTVNAFASYQYDRGWQLDRHADSWLAGVSVDLNVFDGGQTSGKIRQAEAELAQVKEMLRKAELGFALEAEQARLAHDSARERLDVSAQTVAQAEESAVLTRARFEKGALLASDLIGVESRLIEARMRRTIAEADERIALAELHRAIGLTPLGAANL
- a CDS encoding DUF2892 domain-containing protein, with amino-acid sequence MTTHHLVRLLAGTATLIGVALTHWVSPWWLLLPAFVGLNLIQSVFTGFCPPTLLLTKLGWVDDHDVIHWGGRR
- a CDS encoding helix-turn-helix transcriptional regulator, whose translation is MPKHRPLNEDALQLVAARFAVLAEPMRLRLIQSLFEGERNVTDLVEATGGTQANVSRHLQTLTAAHILARRKEGLQVFYRISDPTIPKLCELVCGSLEKSLSRQIGHLAPE